A window of Chlamydiales bacterium genomic DNA:
CTGCATGATCAACAGCGTCATTCAGCGTTTTTAATGTGTAATATTTTTTCATAAAATGCGCACTAATTCCAATTTAATTATAAAAATCAAGCTTAATCGCATGCATAATAACTCTTTAGAAAAATATCCTTTCTGATTTAGGATGTGTATAACGGATTTTAAAAGAAGTAGTTCGATGGTAGACAAAGATAAAGAAGAAGAATATTCATGGGAGATGGCAACCCATCTTGCAGCATTAGCTGGTGTGATAGGAGTTCCCTTTGGCAATATTTTAGGACCACTTTTTGTGTGGTTGATCAAAAAAGATCAATTTGAATCTGTAAACATTCATGGAAAGGAATCTCTGAATTTTCAAATCAGCATGACAATTTATCTATTACTTTCAGCTTTGCTTCTTTTTTTTATTGTT
This region includes:
- a CDS encoding DUF4870 domain-containing protein, with translation MVDKDKEEEYSWEMATHLAALAGVIGVPFGNILGPLFVWLIKKDQFESVNIHGKESLNFQISMTIYLLLSALLLFFIVGFFLVAAIIIIDIVFIIKAAAKASNGELYRYPCTIRFLK